From the genome of Verrucomicrobiaceae bacterium, one region includes:
- the lysS gene encoding lysine--tRNA ligase, giving the protein MQPNTPPPAAPEHSESELLAIRRTKLDDLVKAGVDAFGGRFDTTHQPGALKAAFEENLTVSVAGRILSRREMGKATFFDLGDISGRMQCYLSKSDVGDEAYAQFTGLVDIGDFVGVEGFTFITKRGEKSIHIKKLTPLSKALRPLPDKWHGVADKEIKYRQRYLDLISNDRSREIFVTRSKMVAAIRNYMQERGFMEVETPMMQDVPGGAAAKPFETFFHALNQPMFLRIAPELYLKRLLVAGFTQIFELNRNFRNEGLSRRHNPEFTMLEAYWAYADFEKMADLVEGMICHLAENFCGGLKIEHKDEEGNVTKTINLARPWKRARYTDLLKSIDPKWYDYTPEERKARAKELGVEIGANFEDYEVTQHVFERLIEAKQFDPLYVTHCPKELVPLAKQNADDDSIVDVYELVINGQEISPGYSELNNPIVQRERLEHQAGEETQKIDEEFILALEHGMPPAGGIGIGIDRLIMMLTGAESIRDVILFPQLKRKD; this is encoded by the coding sequence ATGCAGCCGAACACGCCACCGCCAGCCGCCCCCGAACATTCTGAGTCCGAACTCCTCGCCATCCGTCGCACCAAACTCGACGATTTGGTCAAAGCGGGTGTGGATGCCTTTGGCGGTCGTTTTGACACTACGCATCAGCCAGGGGCGCTGAAGGCTGCGTTCGAGGAAAACCTCACCGTGAGCGTTGCGGGCCGCATTTTGAGCCGTCGCGAGATGGGGAAGGCCACCTTCTTTGACCTTGGCGACATCTCCGGGCGCATGCAGTGCTACTTGAGCAAGTCCGACGTGGGTGATGAGGCCTACGCTCAGTTCACAGGCCTCGTGGACATCGGCGACTTCGTCGGCGTGGAAGGTTTCACCTTCATCACCAAGCGCGGGGAGAAATCCATCCACATCAAGAAGCTCACGCCGCTGTCCAAGGCGCTGCGTCCGCTGCCGGACAAGTGGCACGGCGTTGCCGACAAGGAGATCAAATACCGCCAGCGCTACCTCGATCTCATTTCCAATGACCGCAGCCGCGAGATCTTCGTCACGCGCAGCAAGATGGTCGCCGCCATCCGCAATTACATGCAGGAGCGCGGCTTCATGGAAGTCGAGACGCCGATGATGCAGGACGTGCCCGGCGGCGCGGCCGCAAAGCCCTTCGAGACTTTCTTCCATGCGCTGAACCAGCCGATGTTCCTGCGCATCGCGCCGGAGCTGTATTTGAAGCGCCTGCTCGTGGCCGGCTTCACGCAGATCTTCGAATTGAACCGCAACTTCCGCAACGAAGGCCTCAGCCGCCGTCACAATCCGGAGTTCACCATGCTGGAGGCCTACTGGGCCTACGCCGACTTCGAAAAGATGGCCGACCTCGTCGAAGGCATGATCTGCCATCTCGCCGAAAACTTCTGCGGCGGCCTCAAGATCGAGCACAAGGACGAAGAAGGCAATGTCACCAAGACCATCAACCTCGCCCGCCCGTGGAAGCGTGCTCGCTACACCGATCTGCTCAAAAGCATCGACCCGAAATGGTATGACTACACGCCCGAGGAGCGCAAAGCCCGCGCCAAGGAACTCGGCGTCGAGATCGGAGCGAACTTCGAAGACTACGAGGTCACGCAGCATGTCTTCGAGCGCCTCATCGAGGCGAAGCAGTTCGATCCGCTTTACGTCACCCATTGCCCGAAGGAACTCGTGCCTTTGGCGAAGCAAAACGCCGACGATGACAGCATCGTCGATGTCTATGAGCTCGTCATCAACGGCCAGGAGATCAGCCCCGGTTACTCCGAGCTGAACAACCCCATCGTCCAGCGTGAACGCCTGGAGCACCAGGCCGGTGAGGAGACGCAAAAGATCGACGAGGAGTTCATCCTCGCCCTCGAGCACGGCATGCCGCCCGCCGGTGGCATCGGCATCGGCATCGACCGCC
- a CDS encoding PIG-L family deacetylase — MIRTLLTALTLSLVPTLLHAQESDGKLRIIVFGAHPDDAEYKTAGTAVKWARQGHHVKLVSVTNGDIGHWKEAGGPLAQRRAAEAAACAKKLGVTSQVLDIHDGELLPTLENRKLITRVIREWRADIVIAHRPWDYHPDHRYVGVLIQDAAFMVTVPFIVPDVPPLKKNPVFLYSSDGFQKPYPFTPDIAVSVDDSFDQKLDGIHELTSQHYEGGANGSEEHVKNVPPASDEAARRAWLKRRWGARQGSEADKYRDLLIKLYGPEKGKAVKYAETFEICEYGRRPSLEEIKTLFPFYDEK, encoded by the coding sequence ATGATCCGCACCCTACTCACCGCACTCACCCTCAGCCTCGTCCCCACGCTGCTCCACGCCCAGGAGAGCGATGGAAAGCTCCGCATCATCGTCTTTGGAGCCCACCCCGATGACGCCGAGTATAAAACCGCTGGCACTGCGGTGAAATGGGCGCGGCAGGGGCACCATGTGAAACTCGTCTCCGTCACCAATGGCGACATCGGTCACTGGAAGGAAGCTGGCGGCCCGCTCGCCCAGCGCCGCGCGGCAGAAGCTGCCGCCTGCGCGAAAAAACTCGGCGTCACCTCCCAGGTGCTCGACATCCATGATGGCGAGCTTTTGCCCACGCTGGAGAACCGCAAGCTCATCACCCGCGTCATCCGCGAGTGGCGTGCAGACATCGTCATCGCCCACCGGCCCTGGGATTATCATCCTGACCATCGCTACGTCGGCGTGCTCATCCAGGACGCCGCCTTCATGGTCACAGTCCCCTTCATCGTGCCAGATGTGCCACCGCTGAAAAAGAACCCCGTTTTCCTCTACTCCAGCGATGGCTTCCAAAAACCCTATCCCTTCACCCCAGACATCGCCGTCAGTGTGGACGACTCCTTTGACCAAAAACTCGATGGCATCCACGAGCTCACCTCCCAGCACTACGAAGGCGGTGCCAATGGCTCCGAAGAGCATGTCAAAAACGTCCCACCCGCCAGCGACGAGGCCGCACGCCGCGCCTGGCTCAAACGCCGCTGGGGTGCCCGCCAAGGCAGCGAAGCCGACAAATACCGCGACCTCCTCATCAAGCTCTACGGCCCCGAAAAAGGCAAAGCCGTGAAATACGCCGAAACCTTCGAAATCTGCGAATACGGCCGCCGCCCGTCCCTGGAGGAGATCAAGACGCTGTTTCCGTTTTATGATGAGAAGTGA
- a CDS encoding fumarylacetoacetate hydrolase family protein, with product MKLIRFGNPGEEKPGLQLDDGRRIDASSFGSDYDEAFFGGDGLERLAAWAKANAASAPSVGADVRLGPCIARPSKLICIGLNYVDHAKESGMPIPAEPIVFFKATSAIVGPNDDVVIPKNSKKTDWEVELAFVIGKKASYVSEEDAMSHVAGYAVHNDYSEREWQLERGGQWVKGKSCDTFAPIGPFLATRDEVADPQNLKLWLKLNGKTIQNSSTAQMIFGVKKLVSYLSQFMTLLPGDVITTGTPPGVGLGFKPDPLFLKAGDVVELGVEGLGEQKQTAVAWK from the coding sequence ATGAAACTCATCCGCTTCGGCAACCCAGGAGAAGAAAAACCCGGCCTGCAACTCGACGATGGCCGCCGCATCGACGCCAGCAGCTTTGGCAGCGACTATGATGAAGCCTTCTTCGGTGGCGATGGACTGGAGCGCCTCGCCGCGTGGGCAAAGGCGAACGCCGCGAGTGCTCCGAGCGTGGGTGCCGATGTCCGCCTCGGGCCCTGCATCGCACGGCCCAGCAAGCTCATCTGCATCGGTCTGAACTACGTCGATCACGCCAAAGAGAGCGGCATGCCCATCCCGGCAGAGCCCATCGTCTTTTTCAAGGCCACCAGCGCCATCGTCGGCCCGAATGATGATGTGGTGATCCCCAAGAACTCCAAGAAGACCGACTGGGAAGTGGAGCTGGCCTTTGTCATCGGCAAAAAAGCCAGCTACGTCAGCGAAGAAGACGCCATGAGCCACGTCGCCGGATACGCCGTGCATAATGACTACAGCGAGCGCGAGTGGCAGCTGGAGCGCGGCGGCCAGTGGGTCAAAGGCAAGAGCTGTGACACCTTTGCCCCCATCGGCCCCTTCCTCGCCACACGCGATGAAGTCGCTGATCCGCAGAATTTGAAACTCTGGCTGAAGCTCAATGGCAAGACCATCCAGAATAGCAGCACCGCGCAGATGATCTTCGGCGTGAAGAAGCTCGTGAGCTACCTCAGCCAGTTCATGACGCTGCTCCCTGGCGATGTCATCACCACCGGCACACCTCCAGGCGTGGGGCTCGGCTTCAAGCCCGATCCGCTCTTTCTCAAGGCTGGCGACGTCGTCGAGCTTGGCGTGGAAGGCCTCGGAGAGCAGAAGCAGACCGCCGTGGCCTGGAAGTGA
- a CDS encoding SDR family NAD(P)-dependent oxidoreductase: MRLQDQVILITGSTTGIGEHMARRFVKEGAKVILHGRDAARGEALRNELGADRAAFCQGDLAQADFPAKLAAEALAAFGRIDALVNNAAITSRGRIAETDAAFFDRMMAVNARAPMLLIRALFAELKKNQGVVLNIGSVLAHCGQANMLAYSMSKGALMTMTRNLADSLGMDRVRVNQLNVGWTLSDNEYQVKLGDGLGEGWPERLPAQVVPMGRLLMPEDIAAAAVYWVGRESFPVTGTVAELEQYPIIGRYVNAEGDEKN; the protein is encoded by the coding sequence ATGCGACTCCAAGACCAAGTCATCCTCATCACTGGCAGTACCACAGGCATCGGCGAGCACATGGCGCGGCGATTTGTGAAGGAGGGGGCGAAAGTCATCTTGCATGGTCGCGATGCGGCTCGTGGTGAGGCTTTGAGAAATGAGCTCGGAGCTGACAGGGCTGCTTTTTGCCAGGGGGACCTCGCACAGGCGGATTTCCCCGCAAAATTGGCCGCAGAGGCACTCGCTGCATTTGGCCGTATCGATGCGCTGGTGAACAATGCGGCCATCACTAGCCGGGGACGCATCGCGGAGACGGATGCTGCGTTTTTTGATCGCATGATGGCCGTGAATGCCCGTGCGCCGATGCTGCTGATTCGGGCCTTGTTTGCTGAGCTGAAGAAGAACCAGGGCGTCGTGCTGAACATCGGCTCCGTGCTCGCTCACTGCGGTCAGGCCAATATGCTGGCCTACTCGATGTCCAAAGGAGCGCTCATGACGATGACGCGGAATCTGGCCGACTCGCTCGGCATGGATCGCGTGCGGGTGAATCAGCTCAATGTCGGCTGGACGCTCTCGGACAATGAATACCAAGTGAAGCTGGGCGACGGGCTCGGTGAAGGCTGGCCGGAGCGTCTGCCCGCGCAAGTCGTGCCGATGGGCCGCCTTTTGATGCCCGAGGACATCGCCGCCGCTGCGGTGTATTGGGTCGGTCGCGAAAGCTTCCCCGTCACCGGCACCGTGGCCGAGCTAGAGCAGTATCCGATCATCGGCCGCTATGTGAACGCCGAAGGCGACGAAAAGAATTAA
- a CDS encoding exo-alpha-sialidase yields MLARRTVQFFALLASIGSWAHADDSGITWLVNYDAKSLPSGEWQVTGTPKTQLETDGLRLSDDGKEFAHFRSAFKPEADSEIIVDAVVKVISTTGGVKDKTSASLWPWRDGAPVSVLVSDGRHQEGLVLFANQAASHTDRFIPMDTTGRFHAYRLIIRGTDMQMFVDGVKKVEGQGAFWKPADSPEAFIQFGSSAKTATGEAIWQSVKLGTRKATTTLPAAPLKITVSEPWEIKRDDIRQTRPYLYDMGSGLLLMSVAQGPDAFYEPYGLLKSTDAGKTWTPIPGLDKLDTTPLPCLRRPDGKILAISRWTRTQPDGRVVGKTVHLNADATSFEMIDNEIQLPKEFTNEAKGDQIICERHIWNDADGGATMVVWSRKAVKLPDGRNNTVRMSHLMRSTDEGKTWTYFSTIGPGGEPAVCRLSATEQVAVIRGDRNSCMKQMFSHDAGKTWSKPIELEVGRVLPDLCLMSNGVLACSYGRPASCLMFSLDGGQTWPQHHVISDKVGFNYTSIREISPGKLLYIHDAPKMNAMMIEVEPRK; encoded by the coding sequence ATGCTCGCTCGACGCACGGTCCAGTTTTTCGCTCTTTTGGCCTCCATCGGCTCCTGGGCCCATGCAGACGACTCAGGCATCACTTGGCTGGTGAACTACGATGCCAAATCACTGCCGAGCGGAGAGTGGCAAGTCACTGGCACACCCAAAACCCAGCTCGAAACCGACGGGCTGCGCTTGAGCGATGACGGCAAAGAATTCGCGCACTTCCGCTCCGCGTTCAAACCGGAGGCGGATAGCGAAATCATCGTCGATGCCGTGGTGAAGGTGATCTCCACCACGGGCGGTGTGAAGGACAAAACCTCTGCCTCGCTGTGGCCGTGGCGTGATGGTGCGCCTGTGTCCGTGCTCGTCAGTGATGGCCGGCATCAGGAAGGGCTCGTGCTCTTTGCCAATCAAGCAGCGAGCCACACGGATCGCTTCATCCCGATGGACACGACGGGCCGCTTTCACGCCTACCGCCTCATCATTCGCGGCACGGACATGCAGATGTTTGTCGATGGCGTGAAGAAAGTGGAGGGCCAGGGAGCCTTCTGGAAGCCCGCCGACTCGCCGGAGGCCTTTATTCAATTCGGATCGAGCGCCAAGACCGCCACGGGCGAGGCGATCTGGCAGTCGGTGAAGCTCGGCACTCGCAAAGCGACCACCACTTTGCCAGCCGCACCTCTCAAGATCACCGTGAGCGAACCCTGGGAGATCAAGCGCGACGACATCCGCCAGACGCGGCCCTATCTCTACGACATGGGCAGCGGCCTGCTGCTCATGAGTGTGGCGCAGGGACCAGATGCTTTTTATGAGCCGTATGGCCTGCTCAAATCGACCGATGCAGGCAAGACATGGACGCCCATCCCCGGACTCGACAAGCTCGACACCACACCGCTGCCATGTCTGCGCCGTCCCGATGGAAAAATCCTCGCCATCTCACGCTGGACACGCACCCAGCCGGATGGACGCGTGGTCGGCAAAACCGTGCACCTCAACGCCGATGCGACGAGCTTTGAGATGATCGACAACGAGATCCAATTGCCCAAAGAATTCACCAATGAGGCCAAAGGCGATCAAATCATCTGCGAGCGCCATATTTGGAACGATGCCGACGGCGGCGCGACGATGGTCGTGTGGAGCCGCAAGGCCGTGAAGCTGCCCGATGGGCGCAACAACACCGTGCGCATGTCCCACCTCATGCGCAGCACCGATGAGGGCAAAACATGGACCTACTTCAGCACCATTGGCCCTGGTGGTGAGCCCGCCGTCTGCCGCCTCAGCGCCACCGAGCAAGTCGCCGTCATCCGTGGTGATCGGAATTCCTGCATGAAGCAGATGTTCTCCCACGACGCCGGTAAGACATGGTCAAAGCCCATCGAACTCGAAGTCGGCCGCGTCCTGCCCGATCTCTGCCTCATGAGCAATGGCGTCCTCGCCTGTAGCTACGGTCGCCCCGCGAGCTGCCTCATGTTCAGCCTCGATGGAGGCCAAACGTGGCCCCAGCATCACGTCATCTCCGACAAAGTCGGCTTCAACTACACCAGCATCCGCGAGATCAGCCCCGGCAAGCTCCTCTACATCCATGATGCTCCGAAAATGAATGCGATGATGATCGAAGTAGAGCCGCGTAAGTAG
- a CDS encoding alpha/beta hydrolase — protein MKHLLWSGKPPQFLENAAPEVIKDNQTIQSVSLPTITPYLPPAEKRSGMALVVCAGGGYGGHAWKTHVVYAAQVFNPMGIAVIGLKYRTRPPHKLDNAGIQALTLIDAKRAMRLVRHRAGEWGIDPAKIGVAGYSAGANLAMNLAANFDLGDPQATDPIDRLSSRPDFAVGLGTWHWRKPENPFVFKANSPPVFLVHATTDKPVEIATNIVADLKKLGVPARLDLHEEGGHGVGNLIPTRVQHNFPGAQWPKMLVEWLETLEKK, from the coding sequence ATGAAACACCTGCTTTGGTCAGGCAAACCGCCGCAGTTCCTGGAAAACGCCGCGCCGGAAGTCATCAAGGACAACCAGACCATCCAAAGCGTCTCCTTGCCGACGATCACGCCTTATCTGCCACCAGCGGAAAAGCGCAGCGGCATGGCCCTCGTCGTGTGCGCAGGTGGCGGCTATGGTGGTCACGCATGGAAGACGCACGTCGTGTATGCCGCTCAGGTCTTCAATCCCATGGGCATCGCCGTCATCGGTCTCAAATACCGCACGCGTCCGCCGCACAAACTCGACAATGCAGGCATTCAGGCCCTCACCTTGATCGATGCGAAACGCGCCATGCGCCTCGTCCGCCATCGCGCTGGTGAATGGGGCATCGATCCGGCGAAAATCGGTGTCGCTGGCTATTCCGCAGGCGCGAACCTCGCGATGAATCTCGCCGCGAACTTCGACCTCGGTGATCCGCAGGCCACCGATCCCATCGACCGCCTCAGCAGCCGTCCCGACTTCGCCGTGGGCCTCGGGACGTGGCATTGGCGGAAGCCGGAGAACCCTTTCGTCTTCAAAGCGAACTCGCCGCCCGTTTTTCTCGTCCACGCCACCACCGACAAGCCAGTCGAGATCGCCACGAACATCGTGGCCGACTTGAAGAAGCTCGGAGTCCCCGCCCGCCTCGATCTCCACGAAGAAGGCGGCCACGGCGTCGGCAATCTCATCCCCACCCGCGTACAACACAACTTCCCCGGCGCCCAGTGGCCGAAGATGCTCGTCGAGTGGCTGGAAACACTGGAGAAGAAGTAG
- a CDS encoding type II toxin-antitoxin system VapC family toxin, with protein MNLLLDAHTLLWFLAGSSQLSAKALSCIQDVRNTIFVSPATLWEIGIKDSLGKLTLPMPFEQLFPARLDASSILILPILVPHLHEHRRLPFHHNDPFDRLVIAQALVEDLTLVSCDSEFATYGVKLLW; from the coding sequence ATGAACCTGCTGCTGGATGCTCATACACTGCTTTGGTTTCTGGCCGGTAGCAGTCAGCTAAGCGCCAAGGCGCTCTCATGCATCCAAGATGTGCGGAACACAATCTTTGTGAGTCCTGCGACTCTGTGGGAGATCGGCATCAAGGACTCGCTGGGTAAGCTCACCTTGCCAATGCCTTTCGAGCAACTCTTTCCTGCTCGTCTGGACGCCTCGAGCATCTTGATTTTGCCCATCCTCGTCCCGCATCTCCATGAGCATCGACGGCTGCCTTTTCATCACAACGACCCCTTTGACCGTTTGGTGATCGCCCAAGCCCTGGTGGAGGATCTGACCTTGGTGAGCTGTGATTCCGAGTTCGCGACGTATGGCGTGAAGCTGCTGTGGTGA
- a CDS encoding DUF2281 domain-containing protein, whose product MSIQQLLISEVSQLPEPLLREVLHYLHFLKGKAKDEHQAAPKTRPGFGSVPGIKLADDFDTPLEAFADYQP is encoded by the coding sequence ATGTCGATACAGCAACTTCTCATCTCCGAAGTCTCCCAGCTGCCGGAACCGCTGCTGCGCGAGGTCTTGCACTACCTGCACTTTCTGAAGGGAAAGGCGAAAGATGAGCATCAAGCCGCACCGAAGACGCGTCCAGGTTTCGGGTCCGTTCCCGGCATCAAGCTGGCGGATGATTTTGATACCCCGCTCGAAGCCTTTGCCGACTACCAGCCATGA
- a CDS encoding ISL3 family transposase, protein MPGLWQKLRALPPFAPAYSHHSRALARFVCELSRFMSLQDVARFTHLGWDTVKSIVKADLARRFEKVEMREVRRIGVDENYLGKKAKYVTLVVDLESGRVLWVGKGRGKEALEGFWERLRRSGAHIEAVACDMSGAYWSAINEHLPDAALVFDHFHIIKLANEKIDEIRRGLQRTLELTGQKFIKGTRYLLLYGRENLPPDKRPKLEEALAYNEPLSKAYYLKEELRQLWNQPGKEAAQKYLQEWILKAYATAIGPLKQLANTMLTHARQILSYFDHPIRLRHHGGPQQQNRPPHAPSLRLPRCGLPPPTHLRAPRVKRHTHRHLNAAPTSRMNPKLVRSLG, encoded by the coding sequence ATGCCGGGGCTGTGGCAAAAGCTTCGAGCACTCCCCCCCTTTGCTCCCGCCTACAGCCACCACAGCCGCGCCCTAGCTCGATTCGTCTGCGAGCTGAGCCGCTTCATGAGCCTGCAAGACGTGGCACGCTTCACACACCTGGGTTGGGACACGGTCAAAAGCATTGTGAAGGCCGATTTGGCACGGCGCTTTGAGAAGGTGGAAATGCGCGAAGTCAGGCGCATCGGCGTGGACGAAAACTACCTTGGCAAGAAGGCCAAATACGTCACCCTGGTGGTCGATCTGGAAAGCGGACGCGTGCTTTGGGTGGGCAAAGGACGCGGCAAGGAGGCCCTGGAGGGCTTCTGGGAGCGGCTGCGGCGCAGCGGTGCCCACATTGAGGCGGTGGCCTGCGACATGAGCGGAGCTTACTGGAGCGCCATCAACGAGCACCTGCCTGACGCTGCGTTAGTCTTCGACCACTTCCACATCATCAAGCTCGCCAACGAGAAGATCGACGAGATACGGCGCGGTCTGCAGCGCACACTAGAGCTCACCGGACAGAAGTTCATTAAAGGCACGCGCTACCTGCTGCTCTACGGCAGGGAGAATCTGCCGCCGGACAAGCGCCCGAAATTGGAGGAAGCCCTCGCCTACAACGAGCCGCTCTCCAAAGCCTACTATCTCAAAGAGGAGCTACGCCAGCTATGGAACCAGCCGGGCAAGGAGGCAGCGCAAAAGTATCTGCAAGAGTGGATACTCAAAGCCTACGCCACGGCCATCGGGCCGCTCAAGCAGCTCGCCAACACGATGCTGACGCACGCGCGGCAAATACTCAGCTACTTCGACCATCCGATCAGGCTCCGGCATCATGGAGGGCCTCAACAACAAAATCGGCCGCCTCACGCGCCTAGCCTACGGCTACCGCGATGTGGACTTCCTCCACCTACGCATCTACGCGCTCCACGAGTCAAAAGACATACTCACCGGCACTTGAATGCCGCACCAACTTCCCGGATGAACCCAAAATTAGTCCGATCGCTCGGTTAA
- a CDS encoding transposase family protein yields the protein MREGYEYRSTKYVEGRVEFHLAVKDQHIECPHCQGREYWRRGKRQRRINTLPIGPKEVVLVVEVPKCECRGCGKSFEHSPPLLPPTATTAAP from the coding sequence GTGCGCGAAGGATACGAGTATCGCAGCACGAAGTATGTGGAGGGCCGGGTGGAGTTCCATCTAGCGGTCAAGGATCAGCACATTGAGTGCCCGCACTGCCAGGGGCGGGAGTATTGGAGGCGCGGCAAAAGACAGCGGCGCATCAACACCCTGCCCATCGGCCCGAAGGAGGTGGTGCTTGTGGTGGAGGTGCCCAAATGCGAATGCCGGGGCTGTGGCAAAAGCTTCGAGCACTCCCCCCCTTTGCTCCCGCCTACAGCCACCACAGCCGCGCCCTAG